The following coding sequences are from one Carassius auratus strain Wakin chromosome 15, ASM336829v1, whole genome shotgun sequence window:
- the LOC113114635 gene encoding tricarboxylate transport protein, mitochondrial-like: MCLSGIRGTYQGLTATVLKQGSNQAIRFFLMTSLRNWYKGDNPNKSINPVITGAFGAIAGAVSVFGNTPLDVIKTRMQGLEAHKYKNTMDCALKIMQHEGPAA, from the exons ATGTGTCTCTCAGGAATCAGAGGGACGTATCAAGGCCTCACAGCGACCGTCCTCAAACAGGGATCCAATCAGGCGATCCGGTTCTTCCTCATGACCTCTCTGAGGAACTGGTACAAGG GTGACAATCCCAACAAATCCATCAACCCCGTCATCACCGGAGCGTTCGGTGCGATCGCAGGAGCGGTGAGTGTGTTTGGAAACACGCCGCTGGACGTCATCAAGACCAGAATGCAG GGTTTGGAAgctcataaatataaaaacacaatggaTTGTGCCCTGAAGATCATGCAGCATGAAGGACCAGCggcgtaa